In Streptomyces sp. NBC_01439, the following are encoded in one genomic region:
- a CDS encoding STAS domain-containing protein, giving the protein MTLNVKERRNKTGTVLVATGEINSETSGSLLQALLPLVREGKPLKIDLTAVTYVSSAGLRTLLVVYREAQHAGVAVTLYGVSEEVRFVMSATGFLDFFETGEAVAAAAKAKARAAR; this is encoded by the coding sequence ATGACTCTCAACGTCAAGGAACGCCGGAACAAGACGGGCACCGTGCTCGTCGCCACCGGCGAGATCAACAGCGAAACATCCGGCTCGCTGCTCCAGGCACTGCTGCCGCTGGTCCGCGAGGGCAAGCCGCTGAAGATCGACCTCACTGCGGTCACCTACGTCTCCAGCGCGGGCCTGCGCACCCTGCTCGTGGTCTACCGCGAGGCGCAGCACGCCGGCGTCGCCGTCACCCTCTACGGGGTGAGCGAAGAAGTCCGGTTCGTCATGTCGGCCACCGGGTTCCTGGACTTCTTCGAGACCGGCGAGGCCGTCGCCGCGGCGGCCAAGGCCAAGGCCAGGGCCGCGCGATGA
- a CDS encoding nuclear transport factor 2 family protein, whose translation MDRYESHTEILRKYYEYANAGDWDRWCDLFADDQVMDEQLAGHIEGLEVLRSMMKGMGTMYRAFRNEPVHFLVDGEKAAAVSHLTAVSASGEAIEAEVMNFFRIVDGKIAYMANYHDTVPFQVLSQG comes from the coding sequence ATGGACCGATACGAGAGCCACACCGAAATCCTTCGGAAGTACTACGAGTACGCCAACGCCGGGGACTGGGACCGCTGGTGCGACCTGTTCGCCGACGACCAGGTGATGGACGAGCAGCTCGCCGGCCACATCGAGGGTCTGGAGGTGCTGCGCTCGATGATGAAGGGCATGGGCACGATGTACCGGGCCTTCCGGAACGAGCCCGTGCACTTCCTCGTCGACGGTGAGAAGGCCGCGGCCGTCTCGCACCTGACCGCGGTCAGCGCCTCCGGCGAGGCCATCGAGGCCGAGGTCATGAACTTCTTCCGGATCGTGGACGGAAAGATCGCCTACATGGCGAACTACCACGACACGGTTCCCTTCCAGGTGCTGAGCCAGGGCTGA
- a CDS encoding ATP-binding protein, producing the protein MTTVTDMVELARKSCALEVPATVGALGEIASFVMRLAGAAGLDKGAAYRLRLAVDELATNVVMHGYRGGGGRISVRGRSGPDGVQIVIEDTAPPFDPVEGRLPPAHGVPPQDRRIGGLGIHLALTSVDEFGYAHRDGRNISTLTVKAEGTHRCPPRP; encoded by the coding sequence GTGACCACCGTGACTGACATGGTCGAACTGGCGAGGAAGTCCTGCGCGCTGGAAGTGCCCGCAACGGTGGGGGCACTGGGCGAAATCGCCTCGTTCGTCATGCGGTTGGCCGGAGCGGCGGGCCTGGACAAGGGCGCCGCCTACCGGCTCCGGCTGGCCGTGGACGAACTGGCCACGAACGTCGTGATGCACGGGTACCGGGGCGGCGGCGGACGGATCAGCGTCCGTGGCCGCTCCGGCCCGGACGGGGTGCAGATCGTCATCGAGGACACCGCACCCCCCTTCGACCCCGTCGAAGGCCGCCTGCCGCCCGCCCACGGGGTCCCCCCGCAGGACCGGCGGATCGGCGGCCTCGGCATCCACCTGGCACTGACCAGCGTGGACGAGTTCGGCTACGCACACAGGGACGGCCGCAACATCAGCACCCTGACTGTGAAGGCTGAGGGGACCCACCGATGCCCTCCACGACCGTGA
- a CDS encoding PP2C family protein-serine/threonine phosphatase has product MPSTTVIILDAYPPPPPELLDALRTMDAALVTRSLTELREGALELLPVADVLLAPAESDGEAVRTAVRRLRRWAGAPIVVVWTVTEFAALEEHVRIGHDYLVPPFLPALVGARLHSCSERAGLGRTLREADARAELMGYEKELEIGREIQAGFLPESMPVPDGWEIDVRFRPARQVAGDFYDVFEISRGRRLAFVVADVCDKGVGAALFMALIRSLLRHTAQNSGLQHLVAGRAGGSRRIPVVGATPLLNAVTATNGYLTRNHLRQGYFATLFFGVLDPLTGSLVYINGGHNPPLLLPADGSPPVALHITGPAVGIQPDCVYTLGYAQLDPGDTLFAFTDGVPEARCPGGSFLGDDRMLELLAGPPVSGKEVVDRMDLAVREHTGTAEQHDDVTMLALHRPRAARGPRADGAGTRVVA; this is encoded by the coding sequence ATGCCCTCCACGACCGTGATCATCCTCGACGCGTACCCGCCACCGCCGCCCGAGCTGCTCGACGCCCTGCGGACGATGGACGCGGCACTCGTCACCCGCTCCCTGACGGAGCTGCGCGAAGGCGCGCTGGAACTGCTGCCCGTCGCGGACGTGCTGCTCGCCCCGGCGGAGTCCGACGGGGAGGCGGTGCGCACGGCCGTCCGCCGGCTGCGCCGCTGGGCCGGGGCCCCCATCGTGGTCGTCTGGACCGTGACGGAGTTCGCCGCCCTGGAGGAACACGTCCGGATCGGGCACGACTACCTCGTACCGCCCTTCCTGCCCGCCCTCGTCGGGGCCCGGCTGCACAGCTGCTCGGAGCGCGCCGGACTCGGCCGCACCCTGCGGGAGGCCGACGCACGCGCCGAACTCATGGGCTACGAGAAGGAACTGGAGATCGGCCGGGAGATCCAGGCGGGCTTCCTGCCCGAATCGATGCCCGTCCCCGACGGCTGGGAGATCGACGTGCGGTTCCGTCCCGCCCGACAGGTCGCCGGAGACTTCTACGACGTCTTCGAGATCTCCCGCGGCCGCCGGCTGGCCTTCGTCGTCGCCGACGTCTGCGACAAGGGGGTCGGAGCCGCGCTGTTCATGGCGCTCATCCGCTCCCTGCTGCGGCACACCGCGCAGAACAGCGGCCTACAGCACCTGGTCGCCGGACGCGCCGGCGGCAGCCGGCGGATCCCGGTCGTCGGCGCCACCCCGCTGCTCAACGCGGTCACCGCCACCAACGGCTACCTCACCCGCAACCACCTGCGGCAGGGCTACTTCGCCACCCTCTTCTTCGGGGTGCTCGACCCGCTCACCGGCAGCCTGGTCTACATCAACGGCGGCCATAACCCGCCCCTGCTGCTGCCTGCCGACGGCAGCCCACCGGTCGCCCTCCACATCACCGGGCCCGCCGTCGGGATCCAGCCCGACTGCGTCTACACCCTCGGCTACGCCCAGCTCGACCCCGGCGACACCCTGTTCGCCTTCACCGACGGGGTCCCCGAAGCACGCTGCCCGGGCGGCAGCTTCCTCGGCGACGACCGGATGCTGGAACTGCTCGCCGGGCCACCGGTCAGCGGCAAGGAGGTGGTCGACCGGATGGACCTGGCGGTGCGCGAGCACACCGGCACCGCCGAACAGCACGACGACGTCACCATGCTGGCCCTGCACCGGCCACGCGCGGCGCGGGGGCCGCGCGCGGACGGCGCCGGCACCCGGGTGGTGGCCTAG
- the glgX gene encoding glycogen debranching protein GlgX → MTETRSEQVLRVDAYPTHEVGGYRVRAGKPFPFGANVVPGGVSFSVFSDQATSMTLVIFKRGEPEPMAELEFPEEFRTGSVFAMTVFGLDHENIEYGYRADGPYDPVTGHRFDARQILSDPYARLIAGRDVWGVEPDRSRGYQYRSRVCLQDFDWGDDTPLGIPAEDLVVYETHVRGFTRHPSSQVTAPGTFAGLREKIPYLKELGINCIELLPVFEFDESDNPRTNPETGEQLFDYWGYNTVSFFAPKAGYAATGRYGMQGDEFRTLIKDLHAAGIEVILDVVFNHTAEGNEQGPTISFKGLDNATYYMLTPEGYYFNFSGTGNTVNCNHPVVRNYVLDCLRHWVADYHIDGFRFDLAAILGRALDGTPLPNPPLLELLAYDPVLRHTKLIAEAWDAGGLYEVGNFPAYGRWAEWNGKYRDTVRSFLKGDPGVTGELATRIAGSPDLYATRGTAASVNFLTAHDGFTLADLVSYNDKHNDANGEHNNDGANDNNSWNCGAEGPTDDPEINALRTRQMKNALAILFTSQGIPMLLAGDEVARTQQGNNNTYCQDNELSWFDWDQVDDNAELLRFTREMIEFRKHHRELRSTAHPTGQVREHLGLPDISWHGERAWQPDWSAESRLLAVARCGTGDDDVVYVAMNAHWESHDLELPALPGGRSWHLFADTGAEAPYDIRTPGAEQELDNAGKYLIGPRSVVILVGRTNASEDLDTP, encoded by the coding sequence ATGACCGAGACCCGGTCCGAGCAGGTGCTGCGCGTTGACGCGTACCCGACCCACGAGGTGGGCGGGTACCGCGTCCGCGCGGGCAAACCGTTCCCCTTCGGGGCCAACGTGGTCCCCGGCGGGGTCAGCTTCTCCGTCTTCTCCGACCAGGCCACCTCCATGACCCTGGTCATCTTCAAGCGCGGAGAACCCGAACCCATGGCCGAACTGGAGTTCCCCGAGGAATTCCGCACCGGCAGCGTCTTCGCCATGACCGTCTTCGGCCTCGACCACGAGAACATCGAGTACGGGTACCGGGCCGACGGCCCCTACGACCCGGTCACCGGCCACCGCTTCGACGCCCGGCAGATCCTCTCCGACCCCTACGCCCGGCTGATCGCCGGCCGCGACGTGTGGGGCGTGGAGCCGGACCGCAGCCGCGGCTACCAGTACCGCTCCCGCGTCTGCCTCCAGGACTTCGACTGGGGCGACGACACCCCGCTGGGCATCCCCGCCGAGGACCTCGTCGTGTACGAGACCCACGTGCGCGGCTTCACCCGGCACCCCTCCTCGCAGGTCACCGCACCCGGCACCTTCGCAGGCCTGCGCGAGAAGATCCCGTACCTGAAGGAACTCGGGATCAACTGCATCGAGCTGCTCCCGGTGTTCGAGTTCGACGAGAGCGACAACCCGCGCACCAACCCGGAGACGGGCGAGCAGCTCTTCGACTACTGGGGCTACAACACCGTCTCGTTCTTCGCGCCCAAGGCCGGCTACGCGGCCACCGGACGCTACGGCATGCAGGGCGACGAGTTCCGCACCCTGATCAAGGACCTGCACGCGGCCGGCATCGAGGTCATCCTCGACGTCGTCTTCAACCACACCGCCGAGGGCAACGAACAGGGCCCGACGATCTCCTTCAAGGGGCTCGACAACGCCACCTACTACATGCTCACGCCCGAGGGGTACTACTTCAACTTCAGCGGCACCGGCAACACCGTCAACTGCAACCACCCCGTCGTGCGCAACTACGTGCTCGACTGCCTGCGCCACTGGGTCGCCGACTACCACATCGACGGCTTCCGCTTCGACCTGGCGGCCATCCTCGGCCGGGCCCTGGACGGCACCCCGCTGCCCAACCCGCCGCTGCTGGAACTGCTCGCCTACGACCCCGTCCTGCGGCACACCAAGCTCATCGCCGAAGCCTGGGACGCCGGCGGCCTCTACGAGGTCGGCAACTTCCCGGCCTACGGCCGCTGGGCCGAGTGGAACGGCAAGTACCGCGACACCGTGCGCAGCTTCCTCAAGGGCGACCCCGGCGTCACCGGCGAGCTGGCCACCCGGATCGCCGGCTCGCCCGACCTGTACGCCACCCGCGGCACCGCGGCCTCGGTCAACTTCCTGACCGCGCACGACGGTTTCACCCTCGCCGACCTGGTCTCCTACAACGACAAGCACAACGACGCCAACGGCGAGCACAACAACGACGGCGCCAACGACAACAACAGCTGGAACTGCGGCGCCGAGGGACCCACCGACGACCCGGAGATCAACGCGCTGCGCACCCGGCAGATGAAGAACGCCCTCGCGATCCTCTTCACCAGCCAGGGCATCCCGATGCTGCTGGCCGGGGACGAGGTCGCCCGCACCCAGCAGGGCAACAACAACACCTACTGCCAGGACAACGAGCTCTCCTGGTTCGACTGGGACCAGGTCGACGACAACGCCGAACTGCTCCGGTTCACGCGGGAGATGATCGAGTTCCGCAAGCACCACCGCGAACTGCGATCCACCGCCCACCCCACCGGCCAGGTCCGCGAGCACCTGGGCCTGCCGGACATCAGCTGGCACGGGGAGCGGGCCTGGCAGCCCGACTGGTCGGCCGAGAGCCGGCTGCTGGCGGTGGCCCGCTGCGGCACCGGCGACGACGACGTGGTGTACGTGGCCATGAACGCGCACTGGGAGTCGCACGACCTGGAGCTGCCCGCCCTGCCGGGAGGCCGGAGCTGGCACCTGTTCGCCGACACCGGGGCCGAAGCACCGTACGACATCCGCACCCCCGGAGCCGAGCAGGAGCTGGACAACGCCGGGAAGTACCTGATCGGCCCGCGCTCGGTGGTGATCCTGGTGGGCCGCACGAACGCTTCCGAGGACCTCGACACGCCCTGA
- a CDS encoding VOC family protein: protein MAAGLRWSHVGLNCTDQKTTEEFYTRYFGFARARVVDLGEAQIVFLRKGDAYLELFAAGGTEPARPAHEDGPGAPGRMRHLAFQTDSVDAFLAELGDAAEVTLGPLDFDDFICGWRTVWVRDPDGVIVEVSQGYEDDGSHDKDGA from the coding sequence ATGGCCGCCGGGCTGCGGTGGTCCCACGTGGGCCTGAACTGCACGGACCAGAAGACCACCGAGGAGTTCTACACCCGGTACTTCGGCTTCGCCCGGGCCCGGGTCGTCGACCTCGGGGAGGCTCAGATCGTGTTCCTGCGCAAGGGGGACGCGTACTTGGAGCTCTTCGCGGCCGGCGGGACCGAACCGGCCCGCCCGGCGCACGAGGACGGTCCGGGGGCCCCCGGACGGATGCGCCACCTGGCCTTCCAGACCGACAGCGTGGACGCGTTCCTGGCCGAGCTGGGCGACGCGGCGGAAGTGACCCTGGGACCGCTGGACTTCGACGACTTCATCTGCGGCTGGCGGACCGTGTGGGTCCGCGATCCCGACGGGGTCATCGTCGAGGTCAGCCAGGGGTACGAGGACGACGGCTCTCACGACAAGGACGGTGCGTGA
- a CDS encoding GMC family oxidoreductase: MSVEEYDYVVVGSGTAGSVLADRLSEDPDVSVLVLEAGGPRIPPEVDDPSSWYKLLGGPVDWGYTSTPQPGLGGRRTYEPRGKAPGGSSNLYIMMHIRGHASDFDNWAYQGAAGWSYEDVLPYFALLEGQEDVTAATTGTRGPQRITNAGRHGPNPVSRAFIDAAVELGHQEIADFNTDGPRRGLFGTGWHHIDVADGRRQGTLAAYLEPALRRANLTLRTNAQSTRLLLDGDTCTGVEYVQLQPPATLSDSDAPGRTVRDGHSSVAAPGLHTVRARREVIVAAGAIESPKLLLLSGIGHPEQLREHGIEVTAALPGVGENFHNHVLTGLMAEVTQELPPPAQNLSESALFLSSRPGLPAPDLQIAFVHVPFDVIVGRDHPNTVSILPGVVRPVSRGSIKLASADPLAHPLINPNYLGDRWDLERMVQGIKIARDIFATSAFSPWYKQELQPGPGYASDDDLATFAKQKSESYHHQAGSCRMGIDDFSVVDPELRVHGVRNLRVVDASVMPAVPSGNCHTAIAMIAERAADFLKGASRV; the protein is encoded by the coding sequence GTGAGCGTCGAAGAGTACGACTACGTCGTCGTGGGATCCGGCACCGCCGGCAGCGTGCTGGCCGACCGGCTCTCCGAGGACCCGGACGTCTCCGTGCTGGTCCTGGAGGCGGGCGGCCCCCGCATCCCGCCGGAGGTGGACGATCCGTCCTCCTGGTACAAGCTCCTCGGCGGGCCGGTGGACTGGGGCTACACCAGTACCCCGCAGCCCGGACTCGGTGGCCGCCGGACGTACGAACCGCGCGGCAAGGCCCCGGGCGGCAGCAGCAACCTCTACATCATGATGCACATCCGCGGCCACGCCTCGGACTTCGACAACTGGGCCTACCAGGGCGCCGCCGGCTGGTCCTACGAGGACGTGCTGCCCTACTTCGCCCTGTTGGAGGGCCAGGAGGACGTCACCGCCGCCACCACGGGCACCCGCGGCCCGCAGCGGATCACCAACGCCGGCCGGCACGGCCCCAACCCGGTCTCCCGAGCCTTCATCGACGCCGCCGTCGAACTGGGCCACCAGGAGATCGCCGACTTCAACACGGACGGCCCCCGGCGCGGCCTCTTCGGCACCGGCTGGCACCACATCGACGTGGCCGACGGCCGCCGCCAGGGCACCCTGGCCGCCTATCTGGAGCCGGCGCTGCGGCGCGCCAACCTGACCCTGCGCACCAACGCGCAGAGCACCCGGCTGCTGCTCGACGGGGACACCTGCACGGGCGTCGAGTACGTCCAGCTCCAGCCCCCCGCCACGCTTTCGGACAGCGACGCCCCGGGCCGCACCGTCCGGGACGGCCACAGCAGCGTCGCGGCGCCCGGCCTGCACACCGTACGGGCCCGCCGAGAGGTGATCGTGGCGGCCGGGGCGATCGAGTCCCCGAAGCTGCTGCTGCTCTCCGGCATCGGCCACCCGGAGCAGCTGCGCGAGCACGGCATCGAGGTCACCGCGGCCCTGCCCGGGGTCGGCGAGAACTTCCACAACCACGTCCTGACCGGGCTGATGGCCGAGGTCACCCAGGAGCTCCCGCCGCCGGCGCAGAACCTGTCGGAGAGCGCTCTATTCCTGTCCTCGCGGCCCGGGCTGCCCGCCCCCGACCTGCAGATCGCCTTCGTCCACGTGCCGTTCGACGTGATCGTCGGCCGGGACCACCCCAACACGGTGTCCATCCTGCCCGGTGTCGTACGGCCCGTCTCGCGCGGCTCGATCAAGCTGGCGAGCGCCGATCCGCTGGCCCACCCGCTGATCAACCCGAACTACCTGGGCGACCGGTGGGACCTGGAACGGATGGTGCAGGGCATCAAGATCGCCCGGGACATCTTCGCGACCTCCGCCTTCTCGCCCTGGTACAAGCAGGAGCTGCAGCCCGGCCCCGGCTACGCGAGCGACGACGACCTGGCGACCTTCGCGAAGCAGAAGTCGGAGAGCTACCACCACCAGGCCGGCTCCTGCCGCATGGGCATCGACGACTTCTCCGTCGTCGACCCCGAGCTGCGGGTGCACGGCGTACGCAACCTGCGCGTGGTCGACGCGAGCGTGATGCCCGCGGTCCCGTCCGGCAACTGCCATACCGCCATCGCGATGATCGCCGAGCGCGCGGCGGACTTCCTGAAGGGAGCCTCCCGTGTCTGA
- a CDS encoding DJ-1/PfpI family protein, whose protein sequence is MSDAVLREGALSGTRIAVLVESDYYEPEIFYYQHRFAEEGAEVDFLTRLWGNDSITFTGHEYRAPFTATQSLEGLSDAELRRYAAIIVPSGMVADRLRYTEDVDVLAPATELLRRAFEEPTVLKGIICHGMWLASSIPDKIRGRKVVCHNNLIGDVRNMGGEYVDEDVVVDGDLVTGRTGAHHHLFARRIIELIAAGRGRGAG, encoded by the coding sequence GTGTCTGACGCGGTGCTGCGCGAGGGCGCGCTGTCCGGGACCCGGATCGCGGTCCTGGTCGAGAGCGACTACTACGAGCCGGAGATCTTCTACTACCAGCACCGGTTCGCCGAGGAGGGCGCCGAGGTCGACTTCCTGACCCGGTTGTGGGGCAACGACTCCATCACCTTCACCGGACACGAGTACCGGGCGCCCTTCACCGCCACGCAGTCCCTGGAGGGGCTGAGCGACGCGGAGCTGCGCCGGTACGCGGCGATCATCGTGCCCTCCGGCATGGTGGCCGACCGGCTGCGCTACACCGAGGACGTGGACGTCCTCGCCCCGGCGACCGAGCTGCTGCGCCGGGCCTTCGAGGAGCCGACGGTCCTCAAGGGGATCATCTGCCACGGAATGTGGCTGGCCTCCTCGATCCCGGACAAGATCCGGGGCCGCAAGGTGGTCTGCCACAACAACCTCATCGGTGACGTCCGGAACATGGGCGGCGAGTACGTCGACGAGGACGTGGTGGTCGACGGGGACCTGGTCACCGGCCGCACCGGAGCCCACCACCACCTGTTCGCCCGCCGGATCATCGAACTGATCGCGGCCGGCCGGGGCCGGGGGGCCGGCTGA
- a CDS encoding AGE family epimerase/isomerase has product MADAVTFSFSDTIAGYVTRFDSGARLLGLRTSDGREFDVSLAGDPSAELVRNLDEPYIDASGHIDEMLSPGRFLFVYGVHYPERGGSFDAKRLVFLGRGSEDYRFEEPSWWIKQIESLADFYKRAQFGDGPVDFTEYRTEIRLGGDKTASHVQETDTISRLVYGMASAYLLTGKDEYLEVAERGTEYLRKHMRVVDSEEDVVFWYHGISVDGDSERKLFTSEFSDDYDAIPMYEQIYALAGPIQTYRVTGDVRIKNDADATIRLFDKFFFDPEQGGYYSHIDPILFSADHESLGENAERKNWNSVGDHAPAYLINLYLATGDQKYAVFLEYTFDTIANKFPDYKNSPFVQERFFRDWSHDTAHSWQQNRAVVGHNLKIAWNLMRMNSLKAKPEYEQLAKKIGEIMPAVGSDVQRGGWYDVVERIKEGDQEAYRFAWHDRKAWWQQEQAILAYLILNGTVGGDANLREARQAQAFYNTFFLDHDEGAVYFNVLASGTPYLLGTERLKGSHSMSMYHSAELCYLSAVYNNLLINGREMDFHFQPDPTNLPDRILRVSPDLLPAGSVKIASVEIDEKPYTDFDADALTVRLPDVQGRVKVKVRLRPVAKK; this is encoded by the coding sequence ATGGCTGACGCCGTGACCTTCTCCTTCTCCGACACGATCGCGGGATACGTCACCCGCTTCGACTCCGGGGCCCGGTTGCTGGGGCTGAGGACCTCCGACGGGCGCGAGTTCGACGTCTCCCTCGCCGGTGACCCCAGCGCCGAGCTGGTGCGCAACCTGGACGAGCCCTACATCGACGCCTCCGGGCACATCGACGAGATGCTCTCGCCCGGGCGGTTCCTCTTCGTCTACGGGGTGCACTACCCGGAGCGCGGCGGGAGCTTCGACGCCAAGCGCCTGGTCTTCCTGGGCCGCGGGTCCGAGGACTACCGGTTCGAGGAGCCCAGCTGGTGGATCAAGCAGATCGAATCCCTGGCCGACTTCTACAAGCGGGCGCAGTTCGGCGACGGGCCGGTGGACTTCACCGAGTACCGCACCGAGATCCGGCTCGGCGGCGACAAGACCGCCAGCCACGTCCAGGAGACCGACACGATCTCCCGCCTGGTCTACGGCATGGCCTCGGCCTACCTGCTGACTGGCAAGGACGAGTACCTGGAGGTCGCCGAGCGCGGCACCGAGTACCTGCGCAAGCACATGCGGGTCGTGGACAGCGAGGAGGACGTGGTCTTCTGGTACCACGGCATCAGCGTCGACGGGGACAGCGAGCGCAAGCTCTTCACCTCGGAGTTCTCCGACGACTACGACGCGATCCCGATGTACGAGCAGATCTACGCGCTGGCCGGCCCCATCCAGACCTACCGGGTCACCGGCGACGTCCGGATCAAGAACGACGCGGACGCCACCATCAGGCTGTTCGACAAGTTCTTCTTCGACCCGGAGCAGGGCGGCTACTACTCGCACATCGACCCGATCCTCTTCAGCGCCGACCACGAGTCCCTCGGTGAGAACGCCGAGCGCAAGAACTGGAACTCGGTCGGCGACCACGCGCCCGCCTACCTGATCAACCTGTACCTGGCGACCGGCGACCAGAAGTACGCCGTCTTCCTCGAGTACACCTTCGACACCATCGCGAACAAGTTCCCGGACTACAAGAACAGCCCCTTCGTCCAGGAGCGCTTCTTCCGCGACTGGTCGCACGACACCGCGCACAGCTGGCAGCAGAACCGCGCGGTGGTCGGCCACAACCTGAAGATCGCCTGGAACCTGATGCGGATGAACTCGCTGAAGGCCAAGCCCGAGTACGAGCAGCTCGCCAAGAAAATCGGCGAGATCATGCCGGCGGTCGGCAGCGACGTGCAGCGCGGCGGCTGGTACGACGTCGTCGAGCGGATCAAGGAGGGCGACCAGGAGGCGTACCGGTTCGCCTGGCACGACCGCAAGGCCTGGTGGCAGCAGGAGCAGGCGATCCTCGCCTACCTCATCCTGAACGGCACGGTCGGCGGCGACGCGAACCTGCGCGAGGCCCGGCAGGCGCAGGCCTTCTACAACACCTTCTTCCTCGACCACGACGAGGGAGCCGTCTACTTCAACGTGCTCGCGAGCGGTACGCCGTACCTGCTCGGCACCGAGCGGCTCAAGGGCAGCCACTCGATGTCCATGTACCACTCGGCGGAGCTCTGCTACCTCTCCGCCGTGTACAACAACCTGCTCATCAACGGCCGGGAGATGGACTTCCACTTCCAGCCCGACCCGACGAACCTGCCCGACCGCATCCTGCGCGTCTCGCCCGACCTGCTTCCCGCCGGTTCGGTGAAGATCGCGTCCGTGGAGATCGACGAGAAGCCGTACACCGACTTCGACGCCGACGCCCTCACCGTCCGGCTGCCCGACGTGCAGGGCCGCGTGAAGGTCAAGGTCCGGCTTCGTCCGGTCGCCAAGAAGTAG
- a CDS encoding STAS domain-containing protein, translating into MPLSVSLSIEGDTTVIELTGELDAKTAPDFHRTIEKAAGHGTQTVEIRMAGVGYMASAGLRSLVFAQQKVANDVTIKVVGAIEPVSRTIRTAGLDRSIVLSDE; encoded by the coding sequence ATGCCGCTTTCCGTGTCCCTGAGCATCGAGGGCGACACCACCGTGATCGAACTGACGGGCGAGCTGGACGCCAAGACCGCGCCGGACTTCCACCGGACCATCGAGAAGGCCGCCGGCCACGGCACGCAGACCGTCGAGATCAGGATGGCCGGCGTCGGCTACATGGCCAGCGCCGGACTGCGCTCCCTGGTCTTCGCCCAGCAGAAGGTCGCGAACGACGTCACCATCAAGGTGGTCGGTGCCATCGAGCCCGTGTCCCGGACCATCCGGACGGCCGGGCTCGACCGGAGCATCGTTCTCTCCGATGAGTGA
- a CDS encoding MinD/ParA family protein encodes MTRTIVVHSHRGGTGKSSVVANLALLLAAEGRRVGVVDTDIQSPTLDLLFRLGPGASLTDYLLGRCEIETTAQQTGVPGLYVVPARTGTAALREIMAGGYDVGLLPEGFDRLAAHYALDVLLLDTHAGLNNESVTAMASADVLMIMARADRIDLSGVEETIALAGRLTCRRNLVLSMAPEGIDRDAARRRSEAVYGAPVAGILPYSPEMAALYGERIFAEAHPDHPLVGEFRTIISALDARDEVSRA; translated from the coding sequence ATGACCCGCACCATCGTCGTGCACTCGCACCGCGGTGGGACGGGCAAGTCCTCGGTAGTGGCGAACCTCGCGCTGCTGCTGGCGGCCGAGGGGCGCCGGGTGGGGGTGGTCGACACCGATATCCAGTCACCCACCCTGGACCTGCTGTTCCGCCTGGGGCCCGGCGCCTCTCTGACCGACTACCTGCTCGGCCGCTGCGAGATCGAGACCACCGCCCAGCAGACGGGGGTGCCCGGGCTGTACGTCGTACCGGCCCGGACCGGGACGGCCGCCCTGCGCGAGATCATGGCCGGGGGCTACGACGTCGGACTGCTGCCGGAGGGCTTCGACCGGCTCGCCGCGCACTACGCCCTCGACGTGCTGCTGCTCGACACCCACGCCGGGCTCAACAACGAGTCGGTGACCGCCATGGCGAGCGCCGACGTACTGATGATCATGGCCCGGGCCGACCGGATCGACCTCTCAGGGGTCGAGGAGACCATCGCCCTCGCCGGGCGACTGACCTGCCGGCGGAACCTGGTCCTGAGCATGGCCCCCGAGGGCATCGACCGGGACGCGGCCCGCCGGCGCTCCGAGGCGGTCTACGGCGCGCCAGTGGCCGGAATCCTTCCCTACTCGCCGGAAATGGCGGCTCTGTACGGGGAGCGCATATTTGCAGAAGCCCACCCCGACCACCCCCTGGTCGGTGAATTCCGCACCATCATCTCGGCGTTGGACGCACGTGACGAAGTATCGCGGGCCTGA